In one window of Syngnathus scovelli strain Florida chromosome 22, RoL_Ssco_1.2, whole genome shotgun sequence DNA:
- the rab19 gene encoding ras-related protein Rab-19 — protein MQTPGLEHDDSFDYLFKIILIGDSNVGKTCVVQNFKSGVFSEKQQNTIGVDFTVRTLDIEGKKVKMQVWDTAGQERFRTITQSYYRSAHGAMITYDITRRGTFESVSDWIREVELYGAANVVLVLIGNKSDLEEEREVLFEEACSLANERGALAALETSAKEGQNVEESFVMMAKELLSRNGMQVHQDELESFSRPRLLLRTNSRPVNGTVGAFTSADKKSCC, from the exons ATGCAAACTCCAGGGCTGGAACATGACGACTCCTTCGACTATTTATTCAAGATCATCCTAATCGGGGACTCCAATGTGGGGAAAACCTGCGTGGTCCAGAACTTCAAGTCTGGAGTTTTTTCAGAGAAGCAGCAGAACACCATTGGAGTGGATTTTACTGTACGCACTTTGGATATTGAAGGCAAGAAAGTTAAG ATGCAAGTGTGGGACACGGCAGGACAGGAACGTTTCCGGACCATCACTCAGAGCTACTACCGTAGCGCTCACGGCGCCATGATCACCTATGACATCACACGACGTGGCACCTTTGAGTCGGTGAGCGACTGGATACGGGAAGTGGAGCTTTACGGGGCGGCTAACGTGGTGTTGGTACTTATCG GTAACAAAAGTGACTTGGAGGAGGAACGTGAGGTTCTGTTCGAGGAGGCCTGCTCCCTGGCAAATGAAAGGGGTGCACTTGCTGCTTTGGAAACGTCTGCTAag GAGGGTCAGAATGTGGAGGAGAGCTTCGTAATGATGGCGAAGGAGCTCCTCTCTCGTAACGgcatgcaggtccaccaggacgAGCTGGAAAGCTTCAGCAGACCCCGACTTCTCCTCAGAACTAATTCCCGTCCAGTGAACGGCACAGTGGGCGCTTT